A single Thunnus thynnus chromosome 6, fThuThy2.1, whole genome shotgun sequence DNA region contains:
- the LOC137184754 gene encoding uncharacterized protein, with protein sequence MAASLGLCETEQVFMAGVRPALQGAVPSYTPLTVSTPGTSSFATTVTSRRSVIAKCAELEEEIQCMTAHPGPDRVCLNPWVLQAVYNSYRQDYDELETQQHVERHIRLHRL encoded by the exons ATGGCTGCTTCTCTCGGATTATGTGAGACTGAACAGGTGTTTATGGCAGGTGTGCGGCCTGCACTCCAAGGTGCAGTTCCATCGTACACACCATTAACG GTCTCTACACCAGGCACTTCCAGCTTTGCCACCACTGTCACATCACGGAGATCA GTCATAGCCAAGTGTGCAGAGTTGGAGGAAGAGATACAATGCATGACAGCCCACCCTGGACCAGATAGGGTGTGCCTCAATCCATGGGTCCTGCAGGCTGTGTACAACAGCTACAGGCAGGACTATGATGAATTGGAGACACAACAACAtgt